The genomic region TGGGGTGAGCCCCACAGGAATAAAAAACACTGGGATGGGGTAACCCCCTCACCCCCAGGAGTGGCCCAGGGGGAGAGAGGCTACCTGAGGGGAAGGAAGCACAAAAGGGACCCGCTGCAGACTCAGGGCAAAGGGAATGCCATCGGTGCTGGGACCTGTGAGCACTACAGGAGGAAACGCGAGCGTGGTGGGACTGGCTCCAGGCACACAGGCGAAGGGTAAGAGGGTTGGACACGAAGCCACAAAGCTACTTGGGTTCCTCCTTCTTCTCGTTTGCCTTTTTCTGCTTCTGCTGCATGATCTCCGAGTCCCTGGGGGTAGAGATGATGGGGCACTGGGAGGTACCAGAGGGCAAAAAGGACAAAATGCAGGGGGATGAAGGGCACAAAGGATAAGATGGAAGTGGATGGTACAAAATTCAGCTTGTGGCTGCTGTATCCCCACCCTAGGAGGATCAAAGGAAGAGAGCTGAGGCTCAAAAAAGGCAATCAGCCTCTGTCTGGCTGTTGCCCAAGGGGTCAGAAGTCTGGCCACACAAGGCTATTCTGTACTAAGTACCACACCCAGCAACACCAGTGAAAGGGTTGGGAGAAATGAGGAGAAACCAACAGCAAGGAGGGCCAAAAGTACAGGGCTGTCATAATCACTAATGCATTTGAAATGTGACTTCCTGCCCTTTGCTTTAAGGTCGACCCAGGGGCACTCAGAAATCAGACCTAGGGCAGGCACCCGCCCAATCCCTTCCTGTAAAGCAGTGAGCTAACAATTTGGAGCGTGGGGAGGAAATAAAACCCTAGAGAAAGCAATACACTCAGCCCCTCAAGACTATGTCAGATGTAAGCCCTGAGGTAGCTCTCTTTCCTGATACAACCCTTAGTCTAACCCAAgtctcacctctctcctcccctcccctcccaggggcTACCTCTGCTTGCGGGCAGCAGCAGAAAGCCCGTCATCTCGGCGCTTTCCCTTAACCGAGTCGCTCTGCTTTTTCATATTCTTCTGGCGGGCGAGCTCACGCTGGTTACCGCCTAAAGAAAGAAGGTAAAAGGTGAGACGCGGGGGCCTTTCTGGCTGCACACCGACGACCCTCTACCCTCACCCGGACACCAGTAGGGTCCAAGACTTCATTTCCCCGGGCACGACACCGGCCCGTTTCGGGGCTAGACTGACCGGAGGCAAGGGGTGGAGGGGAACGAGCTGCCGCCACAGGGCAGGGCAAACTGAGGAGTGGAGGAAAAGACGGCCCCGAGGAGCCTGTTAGAAGCGTGTTTCGCGTTCCGGTGAGGCGTGGGGGCCCAAACAGGTGGTGGTGTATGTGTGAACCGTTTGGGTCTCCGTGGGGGGTGGGTTAAGGTTTGGAGTAAGGGGTTCTGAGCCTTTCATCCAGACGCAGGGCTTCTCTCCACACCGTGGAAGGTCGGGGAGGGTCTTTGCCTAACCGGTGGTTTGGGGTGGGAGACGAGTGTTTCTCAAGAAGTGGCGGTG from Saccopteryx leptura isolate mSacLep1 chromosome 6, mSacLep1_pri_phased_curated, whole genome shotgun sequence harbors:
- the SERF2 gene encoding small EDRK-rich factor 2 isoform X1 codes for the protein MGRGGKNDFVTLRERGGACNVGVNEGTKRRQAGAAAVAMTRGNQRELARQKNMKKQSDSVKGKRRDDGLSAAARKQSAPSSLPPGTRRSCSRSRKRQTRRRRNPSSFVASCPTLLPFACVPGASPTTLAFPPVVLTGPSTDGIPFALSLQRVPFVLPSPQVASLPLGHSWG
- the SERF2 gene encoding small EDRK-rich factor 2 isoform X2, translated to MGRGGKNDFVTLRERGGACNVGVNEGTKRRQAGAAAVAMTRGNQRELARQKNMKKQSDSVKGKRRDDGLSAAARKQRDSEIMQQKQKKANEKKEEPK